One window from the genome of Pseudanabaena yagii GIHE-NHR1 encodes:
- a CDS encoding tyrosine-type recombinase/integrase: MGKNCRNGQAEILDDRELDRIFRHLISREHKLFFTIARYTGERFGAIAQLRVSDVYDDHCKPLQEITFPASIRKASPDGSRSTRQMICYERLADGLAAQRPKSCDRFWLFPSSIKTGQPITWSAADKWLRAAVERAGLEHRGISGHSLRRSFITKLYESGMDIHAIQQITGHKSISVLQKYIGKNPAKLKEALGAIFA; this comes from the coding sequence ATGGGGAAAAATTGCCGCAATGGTCAAGCTGAAATTTTAGATGATCGGGAATTGGATCGGATTTTTCGCCATCTTATCTCGCGTGAGCATAAATTATTTTTCACCATTGCCAGATACACGGGTGAGCGTTTCGGTGCGATCGCTCAATTGCGGGTTAGTGATGTTTATGACGATCATTGCAAACCACTCCAAGAAATTACTTTTCCCGCGTCGATTCGTAAAGCGTCCCCTGATGGTTCCCGCTCTACGCGCCAAATGATTTGTTATGAGCGTTTGGCTGATGGTCTGGCAGCACAGCGCCCAAAAAGTTGCGATCGCTTCTGGTTGTTTCCATCGTCTATCAAAACTGGTCAGCCTATAACTTGGTCTGCTGCGGATAAGTGGTTACGCGCTGCCGTCGAAAGAGCGGGGCTTGAGCATCGTGGTATTTCTGGGCATAGTCTGCGCCGATCATTCATCACCAAGCTCTATGAGTCTGGTATGGATATTCACGCAATCCAACAAATTACAGGTCATAAGTCGATCTCTGTGCTGCAAAAGTACATCGGCAAAAATCCCGCGAAATTGAAGGAGGCTTTAGGCGCTATCTTTGCCTAG
- a CDS encoding helix-turn-helix transcriptional regulator, whose amino-acid sequence MTNLESPLMRLRTLRRCSQQELAKAIGVSRQTISNWENGREEPKLKLSQYKALCLALGLDSINQLPDSFAPQPINSSLEQTPN is encoded by the coding sequence ATGACTAATCTAGAATCCCCCCTTATGAGACTTAGAACACTTAGAAGATGCTCACAGCAGGAATTAGCTAAGGCTATCGGAGTTAGTCGTCAAACAATAAGTAACTGGGAAAACGGGAGAGAAGAGCCAAAACTCAAGTTATCTCAGTACAAAGCACTGTGTTTAGCTCTAGGACTAGACTCTATAAACCAGCTACCTGATAGCTTTGCGCCACAACCAATTAATAGCAGTCTTGAACAAACCCCGAATTAA